From Prosthecobacter dejongeii, the proteins below share one genomic window:
- a CDS encoding cytochrome-c peroxidase, which yields MKISPLFVLWTTLASCLAPIAKAGDGVIDLTSLANYADQTVPAYITRNNTPPGNAITDKGATLGRVLFYDKRLSRNDSISCSSCHQQAHAFSDTATASTGVNGTTGRHSMRLINARFAQEVRFFWDERATSLENQTTQPIRDHAEMGFSGANGDPAFSELLVKLAAIEEYRVLFTMTFGNSTITEARVQQAISQFIRSIQSFDSRFDAGRVQVANANTAFPNYTAQENAGKQLFLAPPPGGAGCAGCHRPGEFDIDPASGNNGVITKIGGGTDLTNTRSPSLRDLVGPGGQSNGAFMHDGSLTSLAQVVEHYNAIPNPPDGNTGLDNRLRRPGNQTQNLNLTQPQKDSLIAFLRTLTGSAVYTDARWSDPFDDQGNLTLIVFPPTEIAIQKTASNTANVICQAVPGLSYQLQSSTDLVNWNSIVATVTADLNGLCQHSVSLTNSKFYRYAYVVTP from the coding sequence ATGAAAATTTCTCCCCTTTTTGTCCTTTGGACAACGCTTGCTTCCTGCTTGGCCCCCATCGCCAAAGCTGGAGATGGAGTCATTGACCTGACGAGTCTGGCCAATTACGCCGATCAGACGGTGCCAGCCTACATCACCCGCAACAACACCCCGCCAGGCAACGCCATCACGGACAAGGGAGCCACGCTGGGGCGCGTGCTGTTTTATGACAAGCGACTGTCGCGGAATGACAGCATCTCCTGCTCATCTTGCCACCAGCAAGCTCATGCTTTCAGCGATACCGCCACGGCCAGTACGGGCGTGAATGGCACGACGGGCCGGCATTCCATGCGGCTCATCAATGCCCGCTTTGCTCAGGAGGTACGGTTCTTTTGGGATGAGCGTGCCACCTCGCTGGAAAACCAGACCACCCAGCCCATCCGCGATCATGCCGAGATGGGATTCAGCGGGGCTAATGGAGATCCTGCTTTCTCTGAGCTGCTGGTGAAGCTGGCTGCCATTGAAGAGTATCGCGTGCTGTTCACCATGACCTTTGGGAACAGCACCATCACCGAGGCTCGCGTGCAACAGGCCATCTCCCAGTTCATCCGCAGCATTCAGTCCTTTGACTCTCGTTTCGATGCTGGCCGTGTGCAGGTGGCCAACGCGAACACCGCCTTCCCAAACTACACCGCGCAGGAAAATGCGGGAAAACAGCTCTTCCTTGCCCCGCCTCCGGGAGGCGCAGGATGTGCAGGGTGCCATCGGCCCGGTGAGTTTGACATTGACCCCGCCAGCGGAAACAACGGCGTCATCACCAAGATCGGCGGAGGCACCGATTTGACGAACACACGCTCTCCATCACTGCGAGATCTTGTAGGGCCCGGCGGCCAGTCCAATGGGGCATTCATGCATGATGGCAGCCTCACCTCACTGGCCCAGGTGGTGGAACATTACAATGCCATACCCAACCCTCCTGACGGGAATACGGGCCTCGACAACCGTCTTCGCCGTCCCGGCAATCAAACTCAAAACCTCAATCTCACCCAGCCACAGAAAGACAGCCTCATCGCCTTTCTACGCACACTCACCGGCAGTGCCGTTTACACCGATGCCCGCTGGTCAGATCCCTTTGATGACCAAGGCAATCTCACCCTCATCGTCTTCCCGCCCACGGAGATCGCCATTCAAAAAACGGCAAGCAACACGGCAAACGTCATCTGCCAGGCCGTTCCAGGTTTGTCCTATCAACTTCAGTCTTCGACGGATCTGGTGAATTGGAACAGCATCGTGGCCACGGTGACCGCCGACCTCAATGGTCTCTGCCAGCACAGCGTCAGCCTAACCAACTCCAAGTTCTATCGTTATGCTTATGTGGTGACGCCCTGA
- a CDS encoding spermine/spermidine synthase domain-containing protein → MKPFLTLAQARTPEGAELTLHSHDSEFYIRVNRQPLMGTNASESEKVLAELACSRLRQHTAPRVLIGGLGLGFSLRRVLECVGPESHVQVAELLPEVVAWNREFLTTVNGLLLDDPRVEISVMDVFQILAQAPTGHYDAILLDVDNGPIAMVKEGNGRLYQAQGLATISRVLKPGGRVTFWSASQDSAFARRLAKAGFKVEIVGCKAYPQAKKKTHTIFVGDRS, encoded by the coding sequence ATGAAGCCTTTCCTCACCCTCGCTCAAGCCCGCACCCCCGAGGGAGCTGAATTGACCCTGCATTCACACGACTCAGAATTTTACATTCGGGTAAATCGTCAGCCCTTGATGGGAACGAATGCCTCCGAATCTGAGAAGGTTCTAGCGGAACTAGCGTGCAGCCGTCTGCGCCAGCACACGGCCCCCCGTGTTCTCATCGGGGGCTTGGGGCTCGGCTTCAGCCTGCGTCGCGTACTGGAGTGTGTGGGGCCTGAATCCCATGTTCAAGTCGCGGAATTATTACCTGAAGTCGTCGCCTGGAACCGCGAATTTCTTACCACCGTCAATGGCCTGCTGCTGGATGACCCACGCGTGGAAATTTCAGTCATGGATGTTTTTCAAATCCTTGCTCAAGCGCCCACAGGTCATTACGATGCCATATTATTGGATGTGGACAATGGCCCTATCGCGATGGTCAAGGAGGGCAATGGCCGCCTCTATCAAGCTCAAGGATTGGCCACCATCTCCCGCGTTTTAAAACCTGGAGGCCGCGTGACCTTCTGGTCCGCAAGTCAGGACTCAGCCTTTGCTCGCCGACTGGCCAAAGCAGGCTTCAAAGTGGAGATCGTTGGCTGCAAAGCTTATCCTCAAGCGAAGAAAAAGACGCATACCATTTTTGTGGGCGACCGAAGCTAG
- a CDS encoding H-type lectin domain-containing protein — MTTPTPWKILSSSASFSLLSECWCLATLEPGEEQTRNFVVEVVFDTPFMTIPVVQLGITSFDIDQRDSARLTINVTQISEAGFTAVISTWASTRVYAAGFNWFAIGA; from the coding sequence ATGACTACTCCTACCCCTTGGAAGATTCTTTCTTCATCTGCTTCTTTCAGTCTTCTTTCGGAATGTTGGTGTTTAGCAACCCTAGAACCAGGGGAGGAACAAACGCGCAATTTCGTGGTAGAGGTGGTTTTTGACACACCCTTTATGACGATTCCGGTCGTGCAGTTAGGGATCACCAGTTTTGATATTGACCAAAGAGATAGCGCACGGCTGACGATTAACGTTACCCAGATTAGCGAGGCAGGTTTTACGGCTGTCATCTCCACCTGGGCCAGCACTCGGGTGTATGCGGCAGGGTTCAATTGGTTCGCGATTGGAGCTTAG
- a CDS encoding DUF58 domain-containing protein, which produces MPSETLARDDLFDAAFLDRLRSLAVRLRKRRSLMRRGSQSTPATGFTREFKDYRHYTPREDYRAIDWRLYARLDKLFVRLYEETQELNLHILVDTSGSMAEPFGEKRRQALRFAVALAYLGLAGQQRVSLYSLNDTVRQELPPLRGQGNIEKIIQAATRLKYGGFTDLERGFTEFHPTRQRYGVIFVISDFFGRDVNTAAEAVKRAAAWPGECHFVQILHPEERQPSLEGEVELAEVETGEKRRFWLTRRDVQRYVDSFDAFCENLARECAAHRIDFMQCGAEEPFEDRFLDLLNRGSALAGGV; this is translated from the coding sequence ATGCCTTCCGAAACTCTTGCCCGCGATGACCTCTTCGATGCGGCCTTTCTGGACCGGCTTCGCTCACTGGCCGTGCGTCTGCGGAAACGGAGGTCACTGATGCGGCGTGGTTCACAATCCACCCCCGCCACGGGTTTTACCCGAGAGTTCAAAGACTACCGCCACTACACGCCGCGCGAGGACTATCGGGCCATTGACTGGCGGCTGTATGCGCGTCTGGATAAGCTTTTTGTTAGGCTTTACGAGGAGACGCAGGAGCTGAACCTGCACATCCTGGTGGATACCAGTGGCTCCATGGCGGAGCCGTTTGGGGAAAAGCGACGTCAGGCCCTGCGGTTCGCCGTCGCTTTGGCCTACTTAGGGTTAGCGGGGCAGCAAAGAGTAAGCCTGTATTCTCTGAATGACACCGTGCGCCAGGAACTGCCGCCGCTGAGAGGGCAGGGGAACATCGAGAAGATCATCCAGGCCGCGACGCGCCTGAAATATGGCGGATTCACGGACTTAGAGCGCGGTTTCACGGAGTTCCACCCGACGCGACAACGTTATGGGGTGATCTTTGTCATCTCCGACTTTTTTGGTCGCGATGTGAATACGGCGGCTGAGGCCGTGAAACGTGCTGCTGCTTGGCCTGGGGAGTGCCATTTTGTACAGATCCTGCACCCCGAAGAGAGGCAGCCTTCCCTAGAAGGTGAGGTGGAACTGGCAGAGGTGGAGACGGGGGAGAAACGTCGCTTTTGGCTGACACGACGGGACGTACAGCGTTATGTGGACAGCTTTGATGCCTTTTGCGAAAACCTGGCCCGTGAGTGCGCGGCCCACCGCATTGACTTCATGCAGTGCGGGGCGGAGGAACCTTTTGAGGACCGCTTCCTGGATCTTCTGAACCGTGGCAGTGCGCTGGCGGGCGGCGTCTAG
- a CDS encoding ATP-dependent helicase has product MSRNYTLHTAPHAAPRIDYKAELNEQQYAAVTTPPGQTLVIAGAGSGKTRTLTYRVAWLLDNGVLPEQILLLTFTNKAAREMLERVTALVPVDTQRLWGGTFHSIGNKLLRWNAERLGYRKGFSIMDREDQKDLMETVVSSSGIDTAGFRFPKAEVLGDIYSMADNTCTPLKEILLTRYPYFEKITDQIIHIRKLYQDKKVETNCMDFDDLLTQSVRLLKENEDLLERYRSQFEFVLVDEYQDTNGLQSQFVEMLTGEDGNLMVVGDDAQSIYSWRGADVTNVLNFHEHWPRARVHKIEVNYRSVPEVLELANVSIGNNKAQIRKNLQPSREPKGQLPALVPLDNGSAQASFIAQRILELQDEGVELNEIAVLYRAHFHSMEIQMELTSRGIPFQITSGLRFFEQAHVKDVAAFMKFAVNRRDEVSFMRMVKLIPGIGGASATKVWSEWLKTEAAQAEVMTGKFSDLLIPMSVPKKARETWDQFAYTLDELIVDGKIATPPEMIRSIYDGVYEEYMKSKFKNAEQRQQDLEQLSNYSVRFTDPLEFLSQLSLLSGVDTDNKPDQQDREAVTLSTAHQAKGLEWHSVFAVWMADGMFPHARAIEESDAGLEEERRLFYVTVTRAKDELYLTYPLINHQARDGDILMKPSRFITELPMELMEKWNVRSGW; this is encoded by the coding sequence ATGTCCCGCAATTATACCCTGCACACCGCGCCCCACGCGGCACCCCGCATTGACTACAAAGCGGAGCTCAATGAGCAGCAGTATGCCGCCGTGACCACCCCGCCGGGGCAGACCCTGGTGATCGCAGGCGCAGGTTCGGGGAAAACCCGCACGCTGACTTACCGCGTAGCCTGGCTGCTGGACAATGGGGTGCTGCCGGAGCAGATCCTCCTCCTCACCTTCACCAATAAGGCTGCCCGTGAAATGCTGGAGCGAGTCACCGCCCTGGTCCCCGTGGATACGCAGCGTCTCTGGGGTGGCACCTTCCACAGCATCGGCAACAAGCTCCTGCGCTGGAATGCGGAACGCCTGGGCTATCGCAAAGGTTTTTCCATCATGGATCGTGAGGACCAGAAAGACCTAATGGAAACCGTGGTCAGCAGCAGCGGCATTGACACCGCCGGCTTCCGTTTCCCCAAAGCCGAAGTGCTGGGAGACATCTACTCCATGGCGGATAATACCTGCACGCCACTGAAGGAGATCCTGCTCACACGTTATCCTTACTTCGAAAAAATCACCGACCAGATCATCCACATTCGCAAGCTCTACCAAGACAAGAAGGTAGAGACCAACTGCATGGACTTCGATGATCTGCTGACCCAATCCGTCCGCCTACTGAAAGAAAATGAGGACCTGCTGGAGCGCTACCGTAGCCAGTTCGAATTCGTGCTGGTGGATGAGTATCAGGACACCAATGGCCTGCAGTCCCAGTTTGTCGAAATGCTGACCGGTGAGGATGGCAACCTCATGGTGGTAGGGGACGATGCGCAATCCATCTACTCCTGGCGCGGGGCGGATGTGACCAACGTGCTGAACTTTCACGAGCACTGGCCGCGCGCCCGGGTCCACAAGATTGAAGTCAACTATCGCAGCGTGCCCGAAGTGTTGGAACTGGCCAATGTCTCCATCGGCAATAACAAGGCGCAGATCCGCAAGAACCTGCAGCCTTCCAGGGAACCCAAAGGCCAGCTCCCTGCCCTGGTGCCGCTGGATAACGGCAGTGCCCAGGCCTCCTTCATCGCCCAGCGCATTCTGGAACTTCAGGATGAAGGTGTGGAGCTAAACGAAATCGCCGTCCTCTACCGCGCTCATTTCCACAGCATGGAAATCCAGATGGAGCTGACCAGCCGCGGCATTCCCTTCCAGATCACCAGCGGTCTGCGGTTCTTTGAGCAGGCCCATGTGAAAGACGTGGCCGCCTTCATGAAATTTGCCGTCAACCGTCGGGATGAAGTCAGCTTCATGCGCATGGTGAAGCTCATCCCCGGCATCGGCGGAGCCAGCGCCACCAAGGTCTGGAGTGAATGGTTAAAAACCGAAGCCGCCCAGGCCGAAGTGATGACCGGCAAGTTCTCGGATCTGCTCATCCCCATGAGCGTGCCCAAGAAAGCCCGCGAGACCTGGGACCAGTTCGCCTACACCCTGGATGAACTCATCGTGGATGGCAAAATCGCCACCCCTCCCGAGATGATCCGCAGCATCTATGATGGTGTTTATGAGGAATACATGAAGTCCAAGTTTAAGAACGCCGAGCAGCGCCAGCAGGACCTGGAGCAGCTCAGCAACTACAGCGTGCGCTTCACCGATCCGCTCGAATTTCTCAGCCAACTTTCGCTGCTCAGCGGCGTCGATACAGACAACAAACCGGATCAGCAGGACCGCGAAGCCGTCACCCTTTCCACCGCCCACCAGGCCAAGGGTCTCGAGTGGCACAGCGTCTTCGCCGTCTGGATGGCCGACGGCATGTTCCCCCACGCCCGCGCCATTGAGGAAAGCGATGCCGGCCTGGAGGAAGAACGCCGTCTTTTTTACGTCACCGTCACCCGCGCCAAGGACGAGCTGTACTTGACCTACCCACTCATCAATCATCAGGCCCGCGATGGCGACATCCTCATGAAACCCAGCCGCTTCATTACCGAGCTGCCCATGGAACTCATGGAAAAATGGAATGTGCGAAGCGGGTGGTGA
- a CDS encoding DUF6600 domain-containing protein, whose protein sequence is MKHFYLLLCATLLAVAAPTQSARADVDVSIDFFFDALSPHGDWIYADDYGYVFQPAVSQEPGWAPYSDGYWAYTDAGWTWISNEDFGWATYHYGRWIRMSGSWVWVPGYEWAPAWVSWRQADDHIGWAPLPPEARWSVSIGFNQWTDSYYDVGPSYYNFVPFNLFARRTSLRPVIIDRSRNYTYIDRSVNITNISYRQNVVNNIFVGGPDPSRFDRGENRIRRLSLRRDDDRFRNEWQNERGERPRGFDSLSRIERDELIVAAPSIRRDNSLRLPSRVKERLERPEIDRGWRGSDTQAVERLRERQREEFSKNRPANLPDKAIDLVTSKVPPPAVGRLLKPEERRGPGQRPSPGRIDEEVRKAMPLGPDGKPRDPRERDGRPDVKDMPPTPGTPNRPGMPDRDGRPGDSPRDDRMPRDRTPDARNDEGRMPGINPREQPDRDQPNKQPDRPGMNKDDRPDRRPGMNDGDDRPDRRPGVKPNEAPRPRLAPGVVPNDEVPRRGGVPMTPPKTQDAPPAPKVIPKAPDLPKDRSDLPKVRPESPNMRPDRDSDTRRPSGVPSAPSNARPVPMPEPQRIPEAKPKRMPEPAAPKVKPAPMPKPEARPTPATKRQEEAAFRSTRPESRPAPQVKKPAQQPRPQVQQAAPSPRPEVKEAAPQPRPQVKQAAPQARPKPTPAKKPASAEAEQKRRER, encoded by the coding sequence ATGAAACACTTCTATCTCCTCTTATGCGCCACGCTACTTGCGGTGGCTGCGCCGACTCAGTCGGCGCGTGCTGACGTGGATGTCTCCATTGACTTCTTCTTTGATGCTTTGAGCCCCCATGGCGACTGGATCTATGCCGACGATTACGGTTATGTTTTCCAGCCCGCAGTTTCACAAGAGCCTGGATGGGCTCCGTATTCCGATGGCTACTGGGCCTACACGGACGCAGGCTGGACCTGGATCTCGAACGAAGACTTCGGCTGGGCCACTTATCACTATGGACGCTGGATCCGCATGAGCGGAAGCTGGGTCTGGGTGCCTGGTTATGAGTGGGCGCCCGCCTGGGTCTCTTGGCGCCAAGCCGACGACCACATCGGCTGGGCCCCCCTGCCCCCTGAAGCACGCTGGTCCGTCAGCATCGGCTTCAATCAGTGGACCGACAGCTACTACGATGTGGGTCCCTCCTATTACAACTTCGTGCCGTTCAATCTCTTTGCTCGCCGCACCTCCCTGCGGCCCGTCATCATTGATCGCAGCCGCAACTACACCTACATTGACCGTTCGGTAAACATCACCAACATCTCCTATCGGCAGAATGTGGTGAATAACATTTTTGTCGGTGGGCCTGACCCCTCCCGTTTTGATCGAGGTGAAAACCGCATCCGCCGCTTAAGCCTGCGTCGCGATGACGACCGCTTCCGCAATGAGTGGCAAAATGAGCGCGGTGAACGCCCGCGTGGTTTCGATAGTCTTTCACGCATTGAGCGCGACGAATTGATCGTCGCGGCCCCATCCATCCGCAGAGATAACTCCCTTCGCCTTCCTTCTCGTGTAAAAGAACGGCTTGAGCGCCCTGAAATTGACCGAGGCTGGCGGGGCAGCGACACACAGGCCGTGGAGCGCCTGCGCGAGCGTCAACGCGAAGAGTTTTCGAAAAATAGGCCTGCCAATCTACCCGACAAGGCGATTGATCTGGTAACAAGTAAAGTTCCACCTCCTGCCGTAGGACGCCTGCTAAAGCCCGAAGAACGTCGTGGCCCCGGCCAGCGCCCTAGCCCAGGTCGGATTGATGAAGAAGTGCGCAAGGCCATGCCTTTAGGTCCAGATGGAAAACCTCGTGACCCTCGCGAAAGAGACGGCAGACCCGATGTTAAAGATATGCCGCCTACCCCCGGGACGCCAAACCGTCCAGGAATGCCAGACCGTGATGGCCGCCCTGGCGATAGCCCAAGAGATGATCGCATGCCTCGTGATCGCACCCCAGATGCTCGCAATGATGAAGGTCGTATGCCCGGCATCAATCCACGCGAACAACCCGACCGTGACCAACCCAACAAACAACCTGATCGCCCGGGAATGAATAAAGATGATCGTCCAGATCGTCGCCCAGGAATGAATGATGGAGATGACCGCCCAGACCGCCGTCCTGGAGTCAAACCTAATGAAGCACCACGCCCAAGATTAGCCCCAGGCGTTGTCCCAAATGATGAGGTGCCCCGCCGCGGAGGTGTTCCCATGACTCCCCCTAAAACCCAGGATGCTCCACCAGCTCCCAAAGTGATCCCAAAAGCTCCCGATCTGCCAAAAGATCGTTCAGATCTACCCAAGGTTCGCCCGGAATCTCCTAACATGCGTCCAGATCGGGATTCTGACACCCGCCGTCCAAGTGGCGTCCCAAGTGCCCCCTCAAATGCGCGCCCAGTCCCCATGCCGGAACCTCAGCGCATCCCAGAAGCCAAACCTAAGCGCATGCCAGAACCTGCCGCACCAAAAGTTAAGCCGGCTCCGATGCCTAAACCTGAAGCCCGCCCTACACCTGCCACGAAACGACAAGAAGAAGCCGCTTTTCGCTCTACGCGCCCCGAATCACGACCAGCGCCTCAGGTGAAAAAACCTGCCCAGCAGCCCCGCCCACAGGTTCAGCAAGCGGCTCCCTCCCCACGACCTGAGGTGAAAGAGGCAGCCCCCCAACCCCGTCCACAAGTTAAACAGGCCGCTCCTCAGGCACGCCCAAAACCTACGCCCGCTAAAAAGCCCGCTAGCGCCGAGGCTGAGCAAAAGCGTCGCGAACGATAA
- a CDS encoding vWA domain-containing protein, whose protein sequence is MQFLNPQLLHLAWLALIPLALYLFRKKARRVPVSTLLFFRSLSREHQESAWLRQLKKWLSLLLTLLVIWLGVLALGRPVGNAGNESTGAVIVVVDRSASMAAKDAAGKTRVEEARRLLRDRLNRLPDQVVISLVTYDAKAQVLLSRNRNRRECLRLLDEIRPVPVEGRTDAAVTVVRRLAELEKGTQVWHAGDTVWVDTAGLAYEFTGVALPSLTNVGITGFQIRQAPLARDRYEGFVKVTAASANAGKVTATLEVTLAGRLAQLRELELEPGKSSTLILPLEGVRGQRVEMRLKAAGDCLGWDDAVAAPLPNARPLVVAWVAEKPDPFTELAMTSMIEAGRIEMLKGSPAAWPMKDKPDVYVFEQWLPPEWPTDRPVIALNPLKSIGPVQVKPLQSAGLPHDSVRSVAPDHPVLFRVSPTRLAITQTGVLDLGSSFEPLWMAGAEPVLAAGEVNGQRLVVTAFSPAKSEQLALLPAFPLMLGNALYWCTEGDESAAGLKVQRPGDLLEEAGLIQWTEWDGTQFSDATDTAPSGLLAIQRLGAWQTAEGHTGASALASVQETDIPGSTSVASTTPLPKLSGASRFSDWSQMLIWSLLGVLLLESFLFHRKAVF, encoded by the coding sequence ATGCAATTCCTGAATCCCCAGCTTCTGCATCTGGCCTGGTTGGCGCTCATTCCGCTGGCACTGTATCTGTTTCGGAAAAAGGCGCGCCGGGTGCCGGTTTCTACACTGTTGTTTTTTCGTTCGCTATCGCGTGAACACCAAGAATCCGCTTGGCTGCGTCAGCTTAAAAAATGGCTGTCCTTGTTGCTGACGTTGCTGGTGATTTGGCTGGGCGTTTTAGCTCTCGGCAGGCCTGTGGGCAATGCGGGGAATGAATCCACAGGTGCCGTGATCGTGGTAGTGGATCGCTCAGCCTCCATGGCCGCTAAGGATGCTGCTGGCAAGACTCGGGTGGAGGAGGCGCGGCGGCTTTTGCGAGATCGTCTAAATCGCCTCCCTGATCAGGTGGTCATCTCCCTAGTCACTTATGATGCCAAGGCGCAGGTACTGCTTTCGCGAAACCGCAATCGTCGGGAATGCCTGCGACTGCTGGATGAAATCCGTCCTGTCCCGGTGGAAGGCCGAACCGATGCGGCGGTAACGGTGGTGCGGCGTCTGGCCGAGTTGGAGAAGGGGACTCAAGTGTGGCATGCGGGAGATACCGTCTGGGTAGATACAGCGGGCCTTGCTTATGAATTTACGGGCGTGGCCTTGCCCAGCCTGACGAATGTAGGCATCACAGGCTTTCAGATCCGCCAGGCCCCCCTGGCGAGAGATCGGTATGAAGGTTTTGTCAAAGTCACTGCGGCGAGTGCCAATGCAGGAAAAGTGACCGCAACGCTGGAAGTCACATTGGCTGGGAGATTGGCTCAACTTCGGGAGTTGGAGTTGGAACCTGGCAAATCCAGCACTCTCATTCTACCTTTGGAAGGTGTGCGTGGGCAGCGGGTGGAAATGCGGTTAAAGGCCGCTGGTGACTGCCTGGGCTGGGATGATGCTGTAGCTGCTCCGCTGCCCAATGCACGTCCTTTGGTCGTGGCCTGGGTCGCTGAGAAGCCCGATCCATTTACAGAACTGGCTATGACCTCCATGATCGAAGCTGGGCGGATCGAGATGCTGAAGGGAAGTCCCGCAGCCTGGCCCATGAAGGATAAGCCTGATGTGTATGTCTTTGAGCAATGGCTGCCACCTGAGTGGCCGACGGATCGGCCAGTGATCGCGCTCAATCCGCTCAAATCCATAGGGCCCGTGCAGGTGAAGCCTCTCCAAAGTGCGGGGCTTCCGCATGACAGCGTGCGCAGCGTGGCACCGGATCACCCGGTGCTATTCCGCGTTTCACCCACTCGGTTGGCGATTACTCAGACGGGTGTTTTGGATCTGGGCAGTTCTTTTGAGCCTTTGTGGATGGCTGGTGCAGAGCCGGTGCTCGCTGCAGGAGAGGTCAATGGACAGCGGTTGGTGGTGACGGCTTTTTCTCCAGCCAAGTCTGAGCAACTGGCCCTTTTGCCTGCTTTTCCCCTGATGCTTGGCAATGCTCTCTACTGGTGCACGGAAGGAGATGAGTCTGCAGCCGGGCTGAAAGTGCAGCGCCCAGGTGATTTGCTGGAAGAAGCTGGACTCATTCAGTGGACCGAATGGGACGGTACACAGTTTAGTGATGCGACGGATACCGCACCTTCCGGCTTGCTTGCCATCCAGCGGTTAGGGGCTTGGCAAACAGCCGAGGGGCATACGGGAGCTAGTGCGCTGGCTTCTGTACAGGAAACGGACATTCCTGGCTCCACCTCAGTTGCCTCCACAACGCCACTGCCTAAGTTATCTGGAGCCAGTCGTTTTAGCGACTGGTCGCAGATGCTGATTTGGAGTCTTCTGGGTGTGCTTTTGCTAGAGAGTTTCCTCTTCCATCGCAAAGCGGTATTTTAG
- a CDS encoding LamG domain-containing protein yields MNPRILIAPLLAITSAALAADLPTIPSKSIANKKELLFSDDFEGSAPDKVWHKVVPTFVVEKGTLKGTQTRDVTIPAANGKPEIRAHAAVHGLEIPTKDSVVEAKIRFDGATMIDVEFDDRKYTGAHYGHLCRAQVRLNGVTLIDERDGGMRNDIREMRNDPSKKAEVAKLLAGRSATFPAKLETGKWYTLVVETAGDEMRVTLDGKPAGFLKSSGIAHATKSKIELGVAGKDGYFDDVKVWNAEAAK; encoded by the coding sequence ATGAATCCCCGCATCCTCATCGCCCCGCTCCTTGCCATCACCTCCGCAGCCTTGGCTGCCGACCTGCCGACCATCCCTTCCAAGTCGATTGCCAATAAGAAAGAGCTGCTCTTCAGTGATGATTTTGAAGGCTCCGCCCCTGATAAAGTCTGGCACAAAGTGGTGCCGACTTTTGTCGTCGAGAAAGGCACGCTCAAAGGCACCCAGACCCGCGATGTGACCATCCCGGCCGCCAATGGCAAACCGGAAATCCGCGCCCATGCCGCCGTTCACGGCCTGGAAATCCCCACAAAGGACAGCGTGGTGGAGGCCAAAATCCGTTTCGATGGGGCCACGATGATTGATGTCGAATTCGATGACCGCAAATACACGGGTGCTCACTATGGCCACCTCTGCCGCGCACAGGTTCGGTTGAATGGCGTCACCCTCATTGACGAGCGCGACGGCGGCATGCGCAATGACATCCGCGAGATGCGCAACGACCCCAGCAAAAAAGCTGAAGTGGCCAAACTGCTGGCAGGACGCTCAGCCACCTTCCCCGCCAAGCTGGAAACGGGCAAGTGGTACACCCTGGTCGTTGAAACCGCGGGAGATGAAATGCGCGTCACCCTAGATGGCAAACCCGCAGGTTTCCTCAAATCCTCCGGCATCGCCCACGCCACCAAGTCGAAGATCGAACTCGGTGTCGCAGGCAAAGACGGTTATTTCGACGACGTGAAAGTCTGGAATGCCGAAGCAGCCAAGTAA
- a CDS encoding YciI family protein: protein MDSPASPSEYLVLSRGQWDKDLPPETIQATIDHFYSWIDRMVEEGKMRHGQRLATGGKTLSRNQGITDGPYGETKEVIGGYWFVLADSLDQAAEYMSGNPCLACGLVFEVRPVETIKASAFAVTNETPGE from the coding sequence ATGGATTCGCCTGCTTCCCCTTCCGAATATCTCGTCCTCTCTCGCGGCCAATGGGACAAAGACCTGCCGCCTGAAACCATCCAGGCGACCATTGATCATTTTTACTCTTGGATAGACCGGATGGTTGAGGAGGGTAAGATGCGTCATGGTCAGAGGCTGGCGACGGGAGGCAAAACGTTGTCGCGCAATCAGGGGATTACCGATGGACCCTACGGCGAGACCAAAGAGGTCATCGGTGGCTACTGGTTCGTCCTCGCTGACAGCCTGGATCAAGCGGCCGAATACATGTCTGGCAATCCCTGTCTGGCCTGCGGGCTGGTATTTGAGGTGCGTCCTGTGGAAACCATCAAAGCTTCGGCTTTCGCGGTGACGAATGAGACGCCGGGGGAGTGA